One segment of Streptomyces sp. YIM 121038 DNA contains the following:
- a CDS encoding EF-hand domain-containing protein, translating to MSDTAKRRIFAMLDVDGDGVITRAEYLGRVDRAADACGRDPEHALVAAARAAHEEVFRQMDSNADGTVTYEEYRDWAGHDAFEESCRPALGSLFDLADHDGDGHLTRDEFTRLRAATGNSPEGADAAFTALDTHRNGLIQRTVYLAAIHDFLTTGHSPMTHAYPPGTPATTTH from the coding sequence ATGTCGGACACCGCAAAGCGGCGAATCTTCGCCATGCTGGATGTCGACGGCGACGGAGTCATCACCCGGGCCGAATACCTCGGCCGGGTCGACCGGGCTGCGGACGCCTGCGGCCGGGACCCAGAGCATGCCTTGGTGGCCGCCGCCCGCGCGGCCCACGAAGAGGTGTTCCGCCAGATGGACAGCAACGCGGACGGCACCGTCACCTACGAGGAATACCGCGACTGGGCCGGACACGACGCCTTCGAAGAATCCTGCCGCCCCGCCCTCGGCTCCCTCTTCGATCTCGCCGACCACGACGGTGACGGACACCTCACCCGCGACGAGTTCACCCGGCTGCGCGCGGCCACCGGCAACAGCCCCGAAGGCGCCGACGCCGCCTTCACTGCCCTCGACACCCACCGCAACGGCCTCATCCAGCGCACCGTCTACCTCGCCGCGATCCACGACTTCCTCACCACCGGCCACTCCCCCATGACCCACGCCTACCCTCCCGGCACACCTGCAACAACCACCCACTGA
- a CDS encoding Clp protease N-terminal domain-containing protein, with translation MSEAHALGHDRFGTEHILLGLLAAGEGRGLDVLNALEVDRAGLREAVLARVAGGAS, from the coding sequence CTGAGCGAGGCGCATGCGCTCGGCCACGACAGATTCGGCACCGAACACATCCTGCTCGGTCTGCTGGCCGCAGGAGAAGGCCGTGGCCTGGACGTCCTGAACGCCCTGGAGGTCGACCGCGCGGGGCTGCGCGAGGCGGTACTGGCCCGCGTGGCCGGGGGCGCCTCGTAG
- a CDS encoding Rid family hydrolase — translation MSSQVKAFGFGMPWESLYGYSQATQVGDTVYVSGQLSHDRHGNFVGAGDFALQVRTTLENLDLVLRQFGAERSQIVETTVLVRNLRENFDTTARLHAEYFGEHRPASTVMGVSDLALPDQLVEIGALVRLDVKP, via the coding sequence ATGAGTTCTCAGGTGAAGGCATTCGGGTTCGGCATGCCGTGGGAGTCGTTGTACGGGTACAGTCAGGCCACTCAGGTGGGTGACACGGTTTATGTGTCGGGGCAGCTGTCTCATGACCGTCACGGCAACTTCGTGGGTGCCGGCGACTTCGCACTGCAGGTCCGCACCACGCTGGAGAATCTGGACCTGGTGCTGAGGCAGTTCGGGGCCGAGCGTAGCCAGATAGTGGAGACCACGGTTCTGGTGAGGAACCTGCGGGAGAACTTCGACACGACAGCACGCCTCCACGCCGAGTACTTCGGGGAGCACCGGCCCGCCAGCACGGTCATGGGCGTTTCCGACTTGGCACTGCCGGACCAACTCGTGGAGATCGGCGCGCTCGTGCGTCTCGATGTGAAGCCATAG
- a CDS encoding transcriptional regulator, with translation MPERNDEFGKYGARGIKGHEAVARQLDRLAGFIATPITVRRGLVARLHYLTRTERSREAAREAGLTVTDRTVKAWLEGKRSPSKRNLERIEAAYRAVRRRNVARYLLARLNRDGRGTRVEFHPLNQSQVERPRQRVVEFRTLNVRHWDRIVEAWVRGDGASLDEAWVDDAVVDLGSQWGQFEYVSNIGFAA, from the coding sequence ATGCCGGAGAGGAATGACGAGTTCGGTAAGTATGGTGCTCGTGGCATCAAGGGCCATGAGGCTGTTGCTCGTCAGCTCGACCGGCTTGCTGGTTTCATTGCTACTCCCATTACTGTGAGGCGTGGTCTGGTGGCGCGTCTGCATTATCTGACGCGTACTGAGCGTTCTCGTGAGGCTGCGCGTGAGGCGGGTTTGACGGTTACTGACCGTACGGTGAAGGCGTGGCTGGAGGGTAAGCGGAGTCCGTCGAAGCGGAATCTGGAGAGGATCGAGGCTGCTTACCGGGCGGTTCGTCGCCGTAATGTGGCCCGTTATCTGCTGGCTCGTCTGAACCGTGATGGCCGGGGGACTAGGGTGGAGTTTCATCCGTTGAACCAGTCGCAGGTGGAGAGGCCGCGTCAGCGGGTGGTGGAGTTCCGTACGCTGAACGTCCGTCACTGGGACCGTATTGTTGAGGCGTGGGTCAGAGGTGATGGCGCTTCCCTTGACGAGGCGTGGGTCGATGACGCTGTTGTGGATCTCGGCTCGCAGTGGGGGCAGTTCGAGTATGTTTCGAATATTGGATTTGCGGCCTAG